In the Streptomyces spororaveus genome, GCAGTTGGTGACATTCGTGACACAGCGGCACCTGCGACAGGGCGATCCACCACAGAGCGGAGGACTCGGAGAATGGCCGGCGCGATGCGCAAGATGGCGGTCTACCTCGGCCTCGTGGAGGACGACCGGTACGACAACCCGGGGTACGACCCCGACGACGAGTTCGAGCCCGAGCCGGAAATGGAACGGGCTCGGGAACGGGATCGCCGACAGCAGCCCGTGCACCAAGCGCCCGTACCGGATGAACCGGTACGAGTCGCACAGCCTCCGGCGCAGCGTGAACCTATCCCAATTCCGGTGGAAAGCGGACGTCCTGCGCGAATCGCCCCCGTGGCATCCATCACACCTGATCGCACGAACCTGGAGAAGAACGCCCCCGTGATCATGCCCAAGGTCGTCTCCGAGCGGGAGCCGTACCGCATCACGACGCTGCACCCCCGGACCTACAACGAGGCCCGTACCATCGGGGAACACTTCCGTGAGGGCACTCCGGTGATCATGAATCTCACGGAGATGGACGACACGGATGCGAAGCGTCTCGTGGACTTCGCCGCCGGA is a window encoding:
- a CDS encoding cell division protein SepF; the protein is MAGAMRKMAVYLGLVEDDRYDNPGYDPDDEFEPEPEMERARERDRRQQPVHQAPVPDEPVRVAQPPAQREPIPIPVESGRPARIAPVASITPDRTNLEKNAPVIMPKVVSEREPYRITTLHPRTYNEARTIGEHFREGTPVIMNLTEMDDTDAKRLVDFAAGLVFGLHGSIERVTQKVFLLSPANVDVTAEDKARIAEGGFFNQS